The DNA segment GAATCCGCTCATCGCCTCCGCCAGGGTGCCGAAGCCGGGCCGGTGGCTGTACGGCCCCGTCTGCCCGTATGTGGTGACCCTTGCGATGATCAGCTTCGGGTTGAGTTCGTGGAGGATCTCGGGCCCGAGTCCCCAGCGCTCCAAGGTTCCCGGACGGAAGTTCTCGATCAGGACATCGACGTCTTTAATGAGATTTTTCGCTATAGCGGTGGCTTTGCCGAGGTTGAGGGTGATCGTCCGCTTGTTGCGGCCGAGCATCGTCCACCAGAGCGGCACACCGTCCTTCGCGGGCCCGTGGCCGCGCGCCGGATCACCCTTCGCCGGGTGCTCGATCTTGAGAACGTCGGCGCCGTAGTCGCCGAGGATCGTCGCGGCCAGTGGTCCGGCGAACAGGGTCGACGCGTCGACGACCCGTACGCCCGTGAGGGGGCTGTCAGCGGCGGGCATGACACACCCTAACCGCTCTGTTCCATTAAGGGAAACCTCGTTACTGTGTGCGAAACACCTGTGGGAGGTTGGGCCGGATGAGCCGTTACGATCTACTGGTACGCGGAGGCACTCTCGTCGTGCCCTACCTGGGGACGGTCGAGGCCGACCTGGCGGTCGAGGACGGCAAGGTGGCCGCGATCGGCTCCTTTGCTGCGGACGAGGCCTCGGAGGTTCTGGACGCCACCGGCAAGCTGGTCTTCCCCGGCGCCGTCGACGCCCACTTCCACCTGGGCATCTACCGTGACCTCGCGGTCGACGCCGCCGAGGAGACCCGGTCGTCGCTGGTCGGTGGCGCCACCACGGTGCTGTCCTACTTCCGTACCGGGCAGCACTACCTGAACAAGACCGGGGCGTACGCCGACATCTTCCCCGAGGTGCTGGACGCGGTGGCCGGCCACGCCTGGACCGATTACGGCTTCCACCTGGCGCCGATGGACACCGCCCAGGTCCGCGAGGTGCCGTCGCTGGTCGAGGGCAGCGGGGTCAGCTCGTTCAAGTACTACATGTTCTACAAGGGCTTCAACCTCTCCGCCGACTCCCGGGACGCCAAGGCGTTCACGATGAGCGACGAGTACGACCTCGGCCACCTCTACCAGCTCATGGAGGCGGTCGCGGCCACGAACGCCACCACCGACCGCCGGGTCTCCCTCTCGCTGCACTGCGAACAGGCCGAGCTGATGCGCCTCTTCATCGACCGGGTCCGCGCGAACGGCGACCCGCAGACGCTGAAGGCGTACTCGGACGCCCGCCCGCCGCTGACCGAGCGGGTCGCGATCGGCGAGGCCACCACCCTGGCGAAAGCCACCGACTGCGCGATCAACCTACTGCACCTCTCGTCCGGCGAGGCCCTCGCCGCCGCCCGCGAGGCGCGGATCGCGATGCCCGGCGTCGACATGCGCTTCGAGGTGACGCTGCACCACCTCTGCCTCGACCACGACTCCCTTCCCGGCCTGGGCGGCAAGGTGAACCCGCCGATCCGCACCCGGGCCGACAACGAGGCGCTCTGGGCCGGCGTCCTCGACGGCACCGTCGGCTGGGTCGCCTCCGACCACGCCTGCTGCCTCGAAGAGGAGAAAGGTGACGAGCTCTGGCCGGCCCTCCCCGGCTTCGGCGGCACCGCGCTGCTCTACCCGATCCTGCTGAGCGAGGGCATGCACAAGCGCGGCCTCTCCCCCGCCCGGGTCGCCGAACTCGTCTCCGCCAACCCGGCGCGTGCCTACGGTCTGGACGGCCGCAAGGGCAACCTCCTGCCCGGGTACGACGCGGACCTCGCCATCGTCGACCCCGACCTGGAACAGGAGGTCACCACCGACCTGCTGCTGTCCGGCCAGGACCACTGCCCGTTCGAGGGCCGCAAGGTCCGAGGCTGGCCGGTCGCCACCGTCCTCCGGGGCCGGATCGCCTACCAGAACGGCGTCGTCACGGGCGCCCCGCGAGGCACTTTCGTGGCCCGCTGACCGAGCCGGTGGCCGGCGGTTCCCCCTTCCCGCCGGCCACCTCCCCGCCCTGCCCCGCCCTGCCGCGCCCCGCCCTGCCGCGCCCTGCCATGCTCTGCCCTGCCCAGCCCTGCCGCGCCACGCCATGCTTCTGCCCTGCTGCGCCCCGCCTTGCCACGCCCTGCCCTGCTGCGCCCCGCAGATCTTGGACTCGCGGAGTCTCGTTCTGGCGGGCTGGGGCTGATCCGGGTCTGGCGGTGCTCGTCGAGCGCGGTCGCGGTGAACCCTCGAAGGCCGAAGGTCATCCAAGATCCGCGGCGGGAACGGGCGGCGGGCGGCTGCACCCGGGTGGCGGGCGACCGCGCCGCATACCGGGAGGCAGGCGACCGCGCCGCATGCCGGGTGACAGGCGACCGCACCGCATACCGGGGTGACAGAGGGCTGCGCCGGGTGACCGCGCCGGTGACTGGGCCGGGCACCCCGCCGCTGCGGGCGCCCTGCGACTGCGAACGGTGACGGCGGATCTTGGAGCGGTGACGCTTTGTGGAAAGTGGTGGGTGCTCCGGGCCCCACAGGTTTCCACTGATCAGCCGATCCCGCAGCGAAGGCGTGACGAACCGTGCCGCAGCGGACCCGGACGCCGGAACGGCTGACGTGGCGGCGCCGCGCACTCCCGACGTCCATGCGGCCTGGTGGAGGCCCGCCGGAGAGTGGCTGTACAGCAGACGGCCCGGACCTGCGGTACGGCCAGTCCTGCCGGCCGTACCGCAGAGGGACGTCAGGTCAGCTGATCGTCTCGATGACGGCTGAGGTCAGCAGGCCCTGGTAATAGGAGCCACCGGGGTAATACGTGGCGGTCGTCGTGCCGGAGACCGCGTCGCGGGCCCAGTTCACGGCGAGGGTCTGCAGGGCGCTGACGTTCGGGGCCTTCGAGGCGCCACCGGTCAGGGTGCAGAGGAAGTTCGTGGTGGCGCCTTCGGCGTCGCAGTGGCTGCCGGTGGTGAGGCGGACCCCGAGGAACGGGCGGTCGATCCTGTTCTGGAGTTCGACGGTGCCGCTGGCGTTGCTGTTGGAGAGGTACGGCGGTGACGAGATCGTGAGGATCGGCAGGCTGGTGCCGGAGAGCCCGGTCAGGCCGTCCGCCATGTTGGTGCCGGACGGGGATTTCACCGGGTCGAGCAGCTGAAGGAACTTGAGTGCCGAGAAAGTGGCCGGGTACGCCGTACGCAATCGGTTGGCTATGTGAGTGACCGCCTCGCCGCCGGCGGAGTGCCCGGCCAGCACCAACGAGGACGGCAGGGTGGTGCCGGAGCGCCCGGCCGTGGCGGCGGCGGCCGCATAGCTGGCGCCGAGCGCGCCTGAGGAACCGAGCAGGGCGGCCACGTTGTTGAGGAACGCCGTGTTGTTGCCGGTGTTGTTGACGGTGCAGCCGTACAGGTTGGACGACGGCAGGGCCGGGGTGAACACCAGGAAACCGGCGGCCTGGTATTTACGGGCCAGGTCGGCGACGTTCGTGTTGGAGCGGGAGAAGCCGTGCTGCAGGTAGACGAGCGCCGCCGGGGTGGTGGTGGCGGGGAAGAACCAGTCGGCGTCCTGGTTGAGCGTCGAACCGGCGCAGGGGATCGTGACGGCGCCGTCGACCTCGACGGCAGCGGCCTGGGCGGGGGAAGGGGTCAGCAGGACGGCTGCGGACACGAGCAGCGCCACGAGGAAACGGGGCACGGGACCTCCATCGGTCATCCGTAACACTCTCCGAAACAGTGTTTCCATTAATGACCGTCGATCGGCACATGTCAAGACGCACGAAAAAGGCCCGGCATCAGCCGGGCCTTCGCCTCTTGCGAACCTCACTCCTCGTAGCGGGGAACCACCAGAGGATGCCGCTCGTCGTCGCGCGCCGCGAGGCCCGCCATCGATCGCACGTACTGCTGCCGCGTGATCTCGCCGTCGAGCAGCTGCGCGCAGAGCACCCCTTCGAGACTCTGCGGAGCGAAGAGCGCCTCGGGGATGTTCAGCGGCTCGGCCTCGGCCTGGGCATCCGCGCGCACCCCGCGCACCGCAAGCACACAGGCGCCGGCCAGAACGAGGATGAGCAGGGACAGGATCAGCATCGCCACCGCCTTCATCGGTCACCGCGGGGCAGCTACGCCCCGCCCACGACTAAGAGAACGGATCACAGCGCGTGATGGTTCGACGGAATCGACGCCGAGGATGGATGTCCTAAGTTTACTTTTTGAGGATATTGCCGCTAAGTGACCGATACACATGCTAAATACCCTGCGCCGCATTTGACGCGTTATCTCCGGGGAGCCTGGGCGGCTCCGCAGACGCGAGTGGATGCAGGGAGTGCGATGACGTACGACTACGACGGCTTCAGCCGTCTCGCCGGCGACCCCGATCCGGTGCCGGAGGCGGGATACCGGGTCCGGATGAGACCACTCTCCCGGCGGCGGCCGATCCGTACCGTGCTGATCGCCGCCTTCGCCTTCGCGTTCGAGTCGACGTTCTTCGGCTGGCTGATCTCGTCGATGGAGTTGCCGGACCGGCAGCGGGCGATCACCGCCGTGATGATCGGCGCGACCGTCCTCATCGAACTGTTCCGGCTGGTCAACGTGGTGACCCTGTGTCTCGCCACGCTGCGGGCCCGGGATCCGGTGCCGGTCCCGCCGGACGAGGATCTGCGCGTCGCGTTCCTCACCACGATCGTCCCCGGCAAGGAGCCGCTGGAGATGGTGGAGCGGACGCTGCGCGCGGCGCGGGAGATCCGGCATCCGGGCCGGTACGACGTGTGGCTCCTGGACGAGGGCGACGACCCGGACGTGAAGGCGATGTGCCGGGAGGCGGGGGTCCACCACTTCAGCCGCAAGGGGGTGGTCGAGTGGAACACCGGCGCCGGCGGCTTCAAGGCGAAGACCAAGCACGGCAACTACAACTCCTGGATCGACAAGCACGGCGCCCGGTACGACGTGTTCGTCAGCGTCGACCCTGATCACGTGCCGCTGCCGAACTTCTGCGAGCGGCTCCTCGGGTACTTCCGCGACCCGGACGTCGCGTTCGTGATCGGCCCGCAGATCTACGGCAACTACGACAACGTGATCACCCGGTGGGCCGAGTCGCAGCAGTATCTCTTCCATTCACTGCTGCAGCGGGCCGGCAACCGGCTGGGCGTCCCGATGCTGGTCGGCACGAACAACGCGGTCCGGATCGCGGCGCTTCAGAGCATCGGCGGCCTGCAGGACTCGATCACCGAGGACATGGCGACGAGCCTGGTGGTGCACAGCACCGTCAATCCCGCGACAAACGATCGCTGGAAATCCGTCTATACCCCCGATGTCCTGGCGGTCGGCGAAGGGCCGTCCTCCTGGACCGACTACTTCAGCCAGCAACACCGCTGGTCACGCGGCACCGACGAGGTCTGCGTCGCCCAATTCGGATCCATGATCAAACGATTGGGGGTACGCCGCGCGCTGCACTACGGCCTGCTCATGGCCTATTACCCGCTGACCGCCGTGGCCTGGTTGCTCGGCGCGCTGACGGCGATTCTGCACATCGTCGGCGGGGTGCGGGGGGTGCAGGTGCCGCAGCAGGTCTGGCTGATGCTCTACGTGGACGCCGCGATCTTCCAGGTCGGCCTCTACCTCTGGAACCGGCGGCACAACGTCAGTCCGCACGAGGAGGCCGGTTCGTCAGGGCTCAGCGGCATGCTGCTCTCCACCCTGTGCGCGCCGATCTACGTCTCCTCGTTCCTGCAGGCGGTGCTGCGCCGCCGCGCCGGGTTCGTGGTGACGCCGAAGGGTGACTCGGCCAGCCCGGATCGCCTGCTGACCTTCCGTACGCACCTGCGCTGGGCCGCGTTCTACGCCGTCCTGCTGCTCATCGCGGTCGCCGCCGGCCACGCGCACGGCCTGATGTGGCTGTGGCCCGCGCTCAACCTGACCCTCTGCCTGACCCCGGCCGCGATCTGGCTGGCGGCGAAGTCCCCCGCCGGACAACCGGTAGTGACACGAGAAGAAGAAAAAGTGGAGACCCTGGTATGACCCCCCGACCTCGCCCGACCATCACCCGGCGGTTGCTCACCGCCCTGACCACGATCCTGGCGATGGCCGCCGTGGTCGTGGTCAATAGACCGATCGTGGTCCTCGCGACCGACCGCTACCACGAGTTCGCGATCAACAGGCAGTCCTACAAGGAGACGTTCGGCCACTGGTCGCTGCTGCCGGTGCCGGCCCACTTCAAGATCAATGCGATTCACGCGGCGCTGCTGAAGACCGGCAAGGTGCTGATCATCGCGGGCTCCGGCAACAACCGGCAGAACTTCGAGGCCGGTACGTTCCGCACGATCGTGTGGGACCCGCGCACCGACGGGTTCACCGACGTACCCACGCCGACCGACCTCTTCTGTGCCGGGCACACGTTCCTCGCCGACGGGAAGTTACTGGTCGCGGGCGGGACGAAGTCGTACGAGGTGCTGGAGAAGGACATCACCCACGCGGCCGGCGTCATGAAGATCAAGAACGAGTCGCCCGACTTCGGCGCCCGGGCCTTCCCGAAGGGCACCCGGCTCCGGGCGGACGACGGCCGCGTCTACGTGACCCGCGCGGACGTGAGCGTGCCGGCCGCGACGAAGATGTGGCACGGCGCGCAGACCATGGTGCACGCCGGTGAGGCCGAGGTGTGGGTGGACGCGGCCGAGGCCGGTGACGGGCCGATCGTGAAGGAGCCCGGGCAGTACTCCATCGAGGGCCTGAAGGGCGACGACACCCGCAACCTCTACGGCATCGCCGAGAAGATCACCCGGGACAAGCAGGAGTACGGCGGTGACAAGACCACCTACGAGTTCGACCCGGACACCGAGCGGTACGTCCGGACCGGCGACCTGTCCAAGCCCCGCTGGTATCCGACCCTCGCCACCCTCGCCGGCGGCGACATCCTGGCGGTCTCCGGCCTCGACCAGTTCGGCCGGATGATCCCCGGGACGAACGAGCGCTACCAGGTCAAGAAGAAGAAGTGGGTGCCCGCGCCGAGCCTGCGGCGGACCTTCCCGACCTACCCGGCGCTCTTCCTCACCCGCGACGAGCGGCTCTTCTTCTCCGGATCGAACGCCGGCTACGGCTCGGCCACCGAGGGGCGCACGCCGGGGCTCTGGGACGTCAAGAAGAACAAGTTCCAGCCGGTCTACGGTCTCCGGGACGGCTCGATGACCGAGACCAGCGCGTCGGTGATGCTGCCGCCCGCCCAGGATCAGAAGGTGATGATCATGGGCGGTGGCGCGGTCGGTGACTCGCCGGTCTCCACGGCACGCACCGCGATCGCCGACCTCGACGACCCGCGGCCGGTCTGGACGGCGGGTCCCGACCTGCCGAATCCGACCCGCTATCTGAGCACCGTCGTGCTGCCCGACGACACGGTCTTCACCAGTGGTGGGTCGTCCGGCTATCGGGGCGGCCCCTATCGCGGGCGTCAGCGGAGCGACCTTCTGACCGCACAGATCTATGACGTACGAGGAAACGCGTTCCGTAAGGCCGCGTCACCCTCGGTCGGGCGCAACTACCATTCCGAGGCTCTGCTGCTCCCGGACGGCCGTGTCGTGACGATGGGGAGCGACCCGATCTACGACCGGTCCGGGAAGAACCCCGGCGTCTTCGAGCAGCGCATCGAGATCTACAGTCCGCCGTACCTCTTCCAGAAGAACCGCCCGGTCGCGCCCACCGGTCCCAGCCTGGTCAAACGCGGCGAGAAGGCGTCGTTCGCGACACCCGACGCGGCCCGGATCGCCTCGGCCCGCCTGGTCCGGCCGTCGGCGGTCACCCATGGCACCGACGTGGACCAGCGGTCGATCGCGCTCGGGGTGCGGCCGGCGCCGGGCGGGGTGACGCTGTCGTTCCCGGAGAAGCGCGGCCTGGTGCCGGCCGGCTGGTACATGCTGTTCCTGATGGACGGCGCGGGAACGCCGTCCCCGGCGAAGTGGGTCAGGGTGCGGTAGCCGGCTTTCAGTTGATCGCCAGTTCCAGGGCGTACTCGGGCCACCACTGACCGGCCGGGGGAGCTCCCGTGCGGCACTCGCCGTCGGACTCCCCCGGCCGTTTCACCCACAGGTACGCGTCCACCAGCGGCTGACCGGTGCTCGTCGTCGGCGCCGGCCCGAGCGCCCGGCCCGGCGGATTGCACCAGTGCCCCTCCGCGTCCCGGCCGTCGATCGCGGCCGGGCCGTTGCCGTTGCGGCTCGTGTCGATGACGAACCGGGCGCCGCCGAGCCGCTCCGAGATCTGCGTGCCGTAGGCGACGTTCGCCTCGGTCGTCTCGAAGTTCGCCACGTTCAGGCTGAAGCCGTCGGCGTTCCTCACCCCGGCCTTGATCAGCGCGGCGGCGACACGGTCGACGTCGCGTACCCAGCTCGGGTTTCCGCCGTCCAGGTAGACGCGCACGCCGGGCCCTTCTTTCAGGGTGCTGATCGCCTCGCTCAGCAGCGTCAGCCGCTCCTCGGCGGCCGGTCCGCTCACGCAGCCCTGCAGCACGTGTGTGACGGCGTCCGGTTCCAGCACCACGATCGCGCGGGAGTCGCTGATCGCCCCGGCCAGCGCCGCCGTCCAGGCCCGGTAGGCGGCCGCGTCGGGCGCGCCACCCCCGGAGTACGCCCCGCAGTCCCGCTGCGGCACGTAGTAGGCCACCAGCACCGGAATCCGCCCGGCAG comes from the Actinoplanes sp. OR16 genome and includes:
- a CDS encoding glycoside hydrolase family 6 protein is translated as MRTLPALCGLAALVALGACTPGSDTEPPPTATAQSESTAAAPAAGQEFYVEPDAPAVAQVASWTAAGRAADAAAIRRIADSPAAVWFADDTPGFADRARSLVTAAAAAGRIPVLVAYYVPQRDCGAYSGGGAPDAAAYRAWTAALAGAISDSRAIVVLEPDAVTHVLQGCVSGPAAEERLTLLSEAISTLKEGPGVRVYLDGGNPSWVRDVDRVAAALIKAGVRNADGFSLNVANFETTEANVAYGTQISERLGGARFVIDTSRNGNGPAAIDGRDAEGHWCNPPGRALGPAPTTSTGQPLVDAYLWVKRPGESDGECRTGAPPAGQWWPEYALELAIN
- a CDS encoding dihydroorotase family protein is translated as MSRYDLLVRGGTLVVPYLGTVEADLAVEDGKVAAIGSFAADEASEVLDATGKLVFPGAVDAHFHLGIYRDLAVDAAEETRSSLVGGATTVLSYFRTGQHYLNKTGAYADIFPEVLDAVAGHAWTDYGFHLAPMDTAQVREVPSLVEGSGVSSFKYYMFYKGFNLSADSRDAKAFTMSDEYDLGHLYQLMEAVAATNATTDRRVSLSLHCEQAELMRLFIDRVRANGDPQTLKAYSDARPPLTERVAIGEATTLAKATDCAINLLHLSSGEALAAAREARIAMPGVDMRFEVTLHHLCLDHDSLPGLGGKVNPPIRTRADNEALWAGVLDGTVGWVASDHACCLEEEKGDELWPALPGFGGTALLYPILLSEGMHKRGLSPARVAELVSANPARAYGLDGRKGNLLPGYDADLAIVDPDLEQEVTTDLLLSGQDHCPFEGRKVRGWPVATVLRGRIAYQNGVVTGAPRGTFVAR
- a CDS encoding glycosyltransferase, whose amino-acid sequence is MTYDYDGFSRLAGDPDPVPEAGYRVRMRPLSRRRPIRTVLIAAFAFAFESTFFGWLISSMELPDRQRAITAVMIGATVLIELFRLVNVVTLCLATLRARDPVPVPPDEDLRVAFLTTIVPGKEPLEMVERTLRAAREIRHPGRYDVWLLDEGDDPDVKAMCREAGVHHFSRKGVVEWNTGAGGFKAKTKHGNYNSWIDKHGARYDVFVSVDPDHVPLPNFCERLLGYFRDPDVAFVIGPQIYGNYDNVITRWAESQQYLFHSLLQRAGNRLGVPMLVGTNNAVRIAALQSIGGLQDSITEDMATSLVVHSTVNPATNDRWKSVYTPDVLAVGEGPSSWTDYFSQQHRWSRGTDEVCVAQFGSMIKRLGVRRALHYGLLMAYYPLTAVAWLLGALTAILHIVGGVRGVQVPQQVWLMLYVDAAIFQVGLYLWNRRHNVSPHEEAGSSGLSGMLLSTLCAPIYVSSFLQAVLRRRAGFVVTPKGDSASPDRLLTFRTHLRWAAFYAVLLLIAVAAGHAHGLMWLWPALNLTLCLTPAAIWLAAKSPAGQPVVTREEEKVETLV
- a CDS encoding galactose oxidase early set domain-containing protein gives rise to the protein MTPRPRPTITRRLLTALTTILAMAAVVVVNRPIVVLATDRYHEFAINRQSYKETFGHWSLLPVPAHFKINAIHAALLKTGKVLIIAGSGNNRQNFEAGTFRTIVWDPRTDGFTDVPTPTDLFCAGHTFLADGKLLVAGGTKSYEVLEKDITHAAGVMKIKNESPDFGARAFPKGTRLRADDGRVYVTRADVSVPAATKMWHGAQTMVHAGEAEVWVDAAEAGDGPIVKEPGQYSIEGLKGDDTRNLYGIAEKITRDKQEYGGDKTTYEFDPDTERYVRTGDLSKPRWYPTLATLAGGDILAVSGLDQFGRMIPGTNERYQVKKKKWVPAPSLRRTFPTYPALFLTRDERLFFSGSNAGYGSATEGRTPGLWDVKKNKFQPVYGLRDGSMTETSASVMLPPAQDQKVMIMGGGAVGDSPVSTARTAIADLDDPRPVWTAGPDLPNPTRYLSTVVLPDDTVFTSGGSSGYRGGPYRGRQRSDLLTAQIYDVRGNAFRKAASPSVGRNYHSEALLLPDGRVVTMGSDPIYDRSGKNPGVFEQRIEIYSPPYLFQKNRPVAPTGPSLVKRGEKASFATPDAARIASARLVRPSAVTHGTDVDQRSIALGVRPAPGGVTLSFPEKRGLVPAGWYMLFLMDGAGTPSPAKWVRVR
- a CDS encoding alpha/beta hydrolase, producing MPRFLVALLVSAAVLLTPSPAQAAAVEVDGAVTIPCAGSTLNQDADWFFPATTTPAALVYLQHGFSRSNTNVADLARKYQAAGFLVFTPALPSSNLYGCTVNNTGNNTAFLNNVAALLGSSGALGASYAAAAATAGRSGTTLPSSLVLAGHSAGGEAVTHIANRLRTAYPATFSALKFLQLLDPVKSPSGTNMADGLTGLSGTSLPILTISSPPYLSNSNASGTVELQNRIDRPFLGVRLTTGSHCDAEGATTNFLCTLTGGASKAPNVSALQTLAVNWARDAVSGTTTATYYPGGSYYQGLLTSAVIETIS